In the genome of Ictidomys tridecemlineatus isolate mIctTri1 unplaced genomic scaffold, mIctTri1.hap1 Scaffold_45, whole genome shotgun sequence, the window TTACCAGTGGAATATAAATTGGCACTACTTTGGAAAGAGTTTAGCATATTATATATTGCCATGGTTTTTGTTGCCCAAAGACACACTATGATTACTGGCTTGGGCCTCAGTGTGGTACTATGGGAGATGAAAACAGTGGGGGATGGAGCTTTGTGGGAGGTCCTCAGGTCCTCAGGCTAATTCTCATGTAGCCTCCTGTGTTCTCACAAGAGGATTGTTAGAACAGAAACAGCCTGGCTCCACCCTCCTTTTCCGTGGCACTCATATTCAAGATGTGACCACTTGCTTCTACCTACTGTAGAGCCACCCAATCTTGGACACTGAATCTCCAAAACTATGAacttaaataaaccttttctctttgtaaagttAGCTTCCTAAGGTATTTCATACAGTGACAAAGATGCATATACTTTATGACAATTCTACTCCTAGCAATGCATGCTTATGAAGGGTTAATTTCAAAGCAGCAttaaactataatacactaaaggccatcaataacagaaagaataATTAATGCGATAACATACATTTTTTAGCAGTAAAAATAAACTAGAGTTATATTCAACAATACAATTGTCTTAAaccaatgttgaataaaatatgCAAGGCCCCaaaaataaacacagtaaaaaaattatatatagccAAGAAATTCATATATAAGCAAAACCAATTTTGTTTACCatttaaagaaaagcaagagaatgAAAACCCTAAAAGACCTTACAATGATTTTCGTGATACAGAATGGGATGAAGTATGATCAGGAAAGCATACATAGAAAACTTTTACATTAAGGTGACAGCAATGCTGTGTTCCTTAATCTGGATAGTAGTTAGAGGAATGCAACTTTAAATTTATGCATTACAGCACtcatttatttcatatgtttttcttGTCTACATTATATTCCATAACATTAAGGTTTAAACAGCAACAACTAGTAGAAGCACAACATAATACCACAATAAAAACAGGTGTTGATATTCTTTTCTAAGTGAACCAATATGGACTCCATATTGCTCCATACAGTATCTCACCTTCATCTCTCATAGCCAGAGAACAAAATGTCAGTTGCATAAAAGTACTGAATCTAGTCATGAGAGTGACAGTCTAAATGTCATATTACAATTGCTTTAGTCAAATATTTGCTCAAGATTTTTCTAACCATGtgtaataaaaaaagtaaataatgacTGTAAAACTCACCTAATAAATTAATATCAATAagcctttttaaaaggaaaatttataccAGAAATGACAGCAAGgttaaaatagaggaaaaaagaaaattatatcagaaatgatagcaaagttaaaagaaatagaagacaaacaCGTGACATCAAAAGATGGCTTAATCTAAATAAGAAGATACAGCATAAAATATACCTGAAAAAacttagaacaattaaaaagcaagagaTGAAAAGCCAAATGACATAGGCTGAACAGGCAGCTGATATAGAAGGTTTAAAGTATTATGAATCAGGTGCCAGGGCAGGTTTCGAAGAATCTTAAAGGACAGAGGGTatgatagatgaagaaactgcaAAAATGTCACAAGATTAACATTAGGGCCTTCGAGAAGAATCTTGGGAGACAAGAAGAGGTAACACAAGAAGGAGGATGGGAACCAAGATTGGTGAAATCTACATGCCTAGGGACAAAAGAAATATTACTTACTACATAAGGATAATAAGGAAATAGTGTTTATCACCTATAAGGTGATAAATACCAGGGCTAAAATTGGGATgaaggatgtgaaaaaaaaaatacttaattctaGAGAAGCTATGGAGGAAAACTACACAAGGGAAAGAAAAGTGCAGAGAATCACGTAGCTTCAAAGAATGTATACCTGGGAGTAGGAGAGGATGATATCACCGAAGAAGGTTAAGAGAAGGGGAACTCAGCCTGAGAACTGAGTGCTCAATTTTTGGTATGGCCAGTAAatcaaaaaaattgcattttaaccTTTGTACAGAAATTACTTTTTATCTTGCCGTATTCTTTAAACGTTATTCTGGGGAACAATAATATGGAACACACTAAACTCTACTCTAAACACACAAGAAGAAGAGTTTATTACATGCAATAATGGCtgctaaagaaaatttataacctTTCTCATAAATTCAAAGACTCTCCTAGATCAAACTCCAACCAGCTCCTCTAAGCCTAGTCCCTCTTTGGACTATGCCCCAATCCTGGCCTACCTATAAAGACTTTAAGAAacactatttcttctttttttaaaaaaatattttttagttatagatggatgcaatatctttatttcattttatttatttttatgtggtgctgaggattgaacccagtgtctcacatgtgtgaggcaagtgctctgccactgagccacaaccccagccccaagaaacacTAAGATAATTTCTAATGCGAGGCTATATCCCTAGGATAACCTTAGGGCTCCTTAAAGGGTATACTCAAGGCTGCCTAAAGAATTTAGTTTGTTCTAGCCAACACTTCTAAAGATAGGGCTCCTGACTCTCTGTGGGAGAGTATATGCCTCACTTGCATAAACCCAGTTAGTAAATCCAGATGGGTTTCACATGGACTGCCCTTCTttagaatttttcacttttcttactcTACTCAAGGCACTGTCATCCCCCCAACTTTTCTATTTAAGACACTGAATCGCCTCTATACAAACTGCAATGGAGCTTAGCTCCAAACCTACTGAATGTGTTTTCACCACTGAGGTCCAGCTGTTTACCTgtgaccaaaattttaaaaatcattaaaatggtcATGAATTTAGCAATAAATCATCTCATTTATGACCTAGAAGTTTTATGATATATCAGAAATATCATAAAGGATGATCAAGAATTTATCTGAATGAAGTCAGTAGATAGATTACTAGATTACTCCTTAAGAtcccttctgctcttcagtctcttcaccataagaaaataatttattcatattcaCTCACCAAGCTTTGACAATTCAGCTTTCTTTTTGGACCATGTATAATACTGCAAAAGCCCTTTGTAGGCCTGAACAAGGTTGATTAATATTTCCTGGGAAGACGATTTTTCACCATATCTCCATGTCTCTGCCTGACTTAGATTTCTGTTTGCATCCTCAAGCATTCCATGATGCATAAGGTACAATGCATGTTGTAAGGAGATCTGCACCAGTAATAAGAAAAAGCCCACTGTCACTGAAGTCATTAAGATAACCATTACTCAAAAAACACAGTAAATATATGATGGACAAAGTCCTTGATTGGATATGAAAGATAAGACACTGTCCCTGTCATCAACAATTTCAACCTAACAAAGAAGACAGACAGATGAAATGACACTATGTAAATGAAAGCTATGTAAACTTACAAACAGAAGACAGTACAATAgtgaaaaaacaacaataaaaaacagggGTTTTGAAGACAGTGACCTGGCTCATATGCCaattaaatgctaaataaatctGAATAACTAATTCGTCCTTTTGTCTGACCTGTTTTATGAGGCAATTCTTAATCCTTCAGAAGGGTGTtgttaggattaaatgagatttaatattaatttaaaaaattaaatgagatttaacTTTTGCATACTACTACTTCCTAGTTTGGGCTACAGTAGACAACCAATaatataactattttaaatatattaaatcagcTCAAAAGAAAACACCTTAACAGGGAGTGTTGGAGAATGATGTCAATTCCAATGGAAAGGAAAGTGCATGTTTCCACTTATCTAAAACATCTAGAATGGGCatattcataaaaacagaaaagatattaGAGACTGTCAGTAgcatggggaggaggagaaaatgggaaactattgcttaataaatataaagcTTCTATttggagtgatggaaatgttttagaaATAGTGGTGATAGTTTATAACATGGTGAATATAGTTAATACCACagaactgtatacttaaaatggttaagatagcATGGTCCATTATATACAACCACAAtttaaaattccagaaaacaggaaaagtaaaaacaaaacaaaatttaaaactagctacaaagtaaatattttaggctttgcatgGCACATGACTTCTTCCTAATtactcattttcattaaaaaacagcTATTGACAATATGGAAATGAATGTGTGTGGCTGTATTCCAGTAAAACCTTATGgccttgaaaaataattaaaagcaaattataaaattttattgaaaagtgtTCTGTtagttaaagagagagagaaagagagagagagagagataatcttGGAAATGTCTCAGCCCTTTTGGTAATACTTTTAATAAACCATTAACTTGGAGACAAGGTTCAATGCaaataggaattaaaatgtttttacacaTTCAAATTCCCCACTTGTTTCGCTTTTTCCAAAAATACCAACTCAGCACAAATAACTTGGGCAAACAGTAGAAGCACAACTTCAACATCTGATGGACTGGTTTTGGCAACCAGAGATAAACAAAGAGGAGGTATTTCCCATCAGACAACATGGAAGGTGATCAGAAACTAAGGAATGGCTGGCACAACactgctttttttcttatttatcccaGTATCTTAccctttcttcattattatttactttacACTGATACAAACAATTCAGAAAACAATATGAACACTGGAAATATAAGTTCACAAAGTCTATATTCTTACCTTTACATAATTCAGGACACCAATATTTTTCATCCGGTCAGCAAAGGTATTGAAAGTCTCCACATTGCTTTTGGGATGATAAAAGAGAATTTCACTTCCAAGCCTCCAAATAACCTGTCAAAGCAGAAATTATTACCCAATGTAAAGTCCAACCctgcttttattctatttttcctgtaagttttgtttttctggttacaTATAAAAACAACCTAAAATTCCTTTCCCTAGATATCATAATTGTCTATGTTATTGTACTTTACCCAGTAAAAATAACGTTAGATCTCACATAACAAAATCTTTTCAATACTAGTTTTTAAATTCTAGGTAAGTATAACAGTGCCATTATTAGATTAGCAGTCTAAAAGAGGAAGAGGCAGTTAAGATATTATTAAGTATAAAACTTAATTAGTATAGGAAGAATAAGTCAGAAACTAGGTTTTGGTAATATTGGCTTCTTAACTGGTCTCAACCTCAtctttattctcagcaaaatgaGTGCAACAGACTAGTTTCTTAAGATCTTATCAATATTGAGTATATTTATTCCAATATTTACAACACAAATTTAAGAACtgtcatcaaatataaacaaattttaataaaaaatattttctcttcagatcACCAATCCTGGTGAAAGAACTTGGGAGTTCTTTTTTCATGGAAGCAAATGTCTATTTCTCTTACCCCCATTTAAAGTACTTCAACCATACCAACTTTAAAGTGAACTTCAAAGTCAATTGTTTCTAGAAGGCACACATTGGTTGTTTGGTACAATAACTTcatatttccaattaaaaaaaaacaacacaagggctggggatgtggctcaagtggtagcgcgctcgcctggcatgcgtgcggcccgggttcgatcctcagcaccatataccaacaaagatgttgtgtctgccaagaactaaaaaataaatattaaaaaaattctctgtctctctctctctctctccctctcctctctcttaaaaaaaataaaaataaataaaaaaaacaacacaacagggctggggctacagctcagtggtagagcgcttgccttccatgcatgatgcacagggttcaatcttcagcaccacataaaaaataaacaaataaaggcattctgtccatcggcaactacaaaaaaaaaaaaaaaagatcacgaCTTTATTGTAGAATATCAAAAGTAGCATTGAGGAGCTTAAAGAAACTTGTAGAGGGCTGGGgagtagcacagtggtaaaagcATGCCTAGCAAGGCAGGTActaggtttcatccccagcaccaccaaaacaaaaacttaaagatTATCCATTATCTATAGTTATCTACAGTTGTTCTTAAACCCAGTCATAAGAATTACCTGGGAcacctattaaaaataaatattctaagccaccatgcccgtaatcccagcagcttgggatgctgaggaaggagatcatgagttcaaagccagcctcagccattcggcaaggccctaagcaacttagtgagaccttgtctcaaaataaaacataaaaatggctaagCCAGTGGTTAAAAGCCCCAGGAgtacagtaccaaaaataaatatacatacgtacatatgtatgtatatgtgtgtgtgtgtgtgtgtgtgtgtgtgtatagagagagagagagcacgcgcgCGCGCATGCAATAgatagacagggtttcactaagttgctgaggttggtcttgaacttgcaatcctcctgtctcagcctcgagCTGCTTGGGATTTCAGCTGTACTCCACAGTGACTGATGGAATCTGTATTTTTCAATACATGCCCTAGGTAGTTCAAAAGGATTCAAACAAGTATCTGGAAGCCactcatttaatttcttcattttataaaacaaaatctggACAAAAGAGAGGTATATAATGTCTCTCTGTAATGTAAATCATTACTGATGATTTACAGATATATGTAACTTTAGTCCCTAAATTAAAATTtgtcaataattatattttctttttacacacatacacacacacacacacacacacacacacaccaagtagCATGTATGTACTATTTGGTATTTTTGGTTTTGGCTCCATTAGATTGATGCACTGGTTACTATATTAGTAAAAGCATCTGAAATAGTCAAGTAAAGTTATTTGTGGAGAAACTGCTTTTTACTCAACAAATTTAGCAGTATACAGGCACCGTTTCAGGCACTGTTTTACCCCTTCCCTCAGAAATGTAGATTTGATATGGAGAGACACACAAgacacaagaaaaataattatattgacaAATATTACTGGAAAAGCGTGAAAAGGACATGGAGTTCAAGAGTGCCAGTACAAAGTAGGAATAAGAAAGCAAGAAATGCagttgtaattttaaataatcaaggtAGACCTCACAGAAGTCACAGAAAAGTGGTCATACAGAAGGGCAGACATGATGATAGCTGAAGAAAGATCtttccaagtaaaataaataaataaataaggtaaagaTTGAGGCAGAATATGCCTGGCTTATTCTAATAAGAGCAAGGCTAGTAAgactggaaaagaaaatacaggtgaGCAAGTAACAGGAaatgagattaagaaaaaaaaaggtcaaatggGAATGGGTGAGCACATCACACAGGAACCCTGATTACAGTGTTTTCAGCAGAGGAGTGAATGAGGTCTTATAGTTTTAAAAGGTTCACTCTACATCATTagacattaggaaaacaaaaatcattttaaaaccacGATAAGATATCACTTTAAAACCACCAGGATGACTAAAATCAAAGAGAGACAACAAGGCACAGGTGTAGAGAAGCTGGAACTTTCAAATATTActgatggaaatataaaatggtggAGTCACTTTTGAAAATAGTCTGGTAGTTTCTTGAGAAGTTAAATACAATTACCACATGATCTAAATTTCTACTCTAGGAATATACCCAAGAAAAGTCAAAACAAACATCCACATACAAACACTTGtgcatgaatatttatagaagcattattcacaataaccaaaaagtaTAATCAACCCAAATGTCTAACAAACTGATGAACGGATAtataaaatgtggtatgtccatataaaatatttgccaataaaaaggaaaaa includes:
- the LOC144373623 gene encoding TATA box-binding protein-associated factor RNA polymerase I subunit A-like, which encodes MYFPWLQKHLETVVTGGKKKKDFAQTSACLNFIQEALLKHEWQQAAEYMYSYLQTLKDSDTYTKHAAPEVIWRLGSEILFYHPKSNVETFNTFADRMKNIGVLNYVKISLQHALYLMHHGMLEDANRNLSQAETWRYGEKSSSQEILINLVQAYKGLLQYYTWSKKKAELSKLDENDYAYSSATQSMLSDS